The DNA sequence CCACTTCGGCACGGCGGCACGCTTGGCATTCTCCTCGAACCAGTCGATGAAGCAGGCCGCATCGTGCGCGAGCACCATCTTCTCCGCGTAGCCGCGGCGGCACAGCTCGGCCACCGTCGCCACCCGCTCTTCGAAGGGCAGCAGCACGTCCAGCCCGAAGCGGTCCATGCCCAGATACGATCCGGCGTCGGCGATGCGGCACAGGTAGTCCAGGTCGGTGGAGTCGCCGGAGTGCCCGACGACGACCTTCGCCAGGTCGGCCCCCTCCTCCTTGAGCACCCGCTGCGCGACCAGCCCGGACCCCGAGTGCGGGTGGGTGTGCACGGTGATCGGCACACCGGTCTCGGCGTGCGCCTGGCCCACCGCGCGCATCACCCGCTCGACGCCGGGGGTGAGGCCCTGCTCTTCGATGGCGCACTTGAGGAACGCCGCCTTGACCGACGTGCCCGCGATGCCCTCGCGGATGTCCTGGACGAACAGCTCCACCATCGGCTCCGGCTGGTCGAAAAGCAGCCCAGGGCCGGTGTAGTGGAACTGAAAAGGCACTTCGTTGTATGTGTAGACGCCGGTGGCGGGCACGATGTTGATGTCCACCTGCTCGTTGATCCGCTGGATGCGGGGCAGGTAGCGGCCCAGGCCGATCACCGTCGGGTCGACGATCGTGTCGATCCCGCGCGCCTTGCATTCGCGCAGCTGGGCGACGGCGTCGGCGATGCGCGCCTCCTCATCCCAGCTGTTGGGGAAGTCCGGATAGTTCTGCTGCATCTCGGTGTTCAGCACGAACACGTGCTCGTGCATGAGGACGTGGCCGAGCTGCCCGCTCTCGACCGGTCCGCGGACGGTTTCCACTGGTGACATCGCACGCTCCCTTGCACGGCTCCGCAGGAGTGTGTCCTGCGACACTATGTGAGACAGATTACGAGACTGTCTCACCTGTGCGAGGATGTCAACGGCCGACGGGAGGAGCGCGGGCGATGACCACCGACGGACGGCGGCGCGTGATCGACGCGGCCACGCGGCGATACCTGGCGGGCGATCCGATCGACATGTCCGCGCTCGCAGCCGAACTCGGCGTCGGCCGCGCGACGCTCTACCGGCACGCGGGCAATCGCGACGCGCTGCTCGCCGCCGTGCTCGCCGAGGCCACCGAGCGGACCTACCGCAAGGCGATCGCCTCCGCACGGGGCACCGGGGCGGCGCGCGTGCTCGACTTCGTCGAAACGGTGATGCGGGACGTGGAGAGTGCGCCGCCGCTGCGTGCGCTCACCACACGCGAGCCGATGCTGTTCATCCGCCTCGCGCTCATGCCCGGCGCCATCGAGGACGTTTCCGCGGCGCTGACCGCCCAGGTGATCCAGGTGGAGGCCGACGCGGGCAGGCTCGCTCTGCCGCTGCCCGCCGCGACCCTGGCGAGCGCGATCGTGCGCATCTGCGATGTGCACCTGTACGCCCCGCTACTGGGGGGCGACCACGCCGAGATAGACACGGCCGTGGAGCTGGTGGGGCTGCTGCTACGCCCCAGCCCGGCGGGGTGAGACCCGGTCCCCATGACGCGTTGTCGACGGGGCCGATCCGGGCTGATCGGCCGCTACACCGCTTCGACGACCACCGCGGTGCCGTAGGCGCACACCTCGACCCCCGAGGACTCGTACTCGTTGGTCTCGAAGCGGAACGCCACCACCGCATTGGCCCCGCGCTTCTCGGCCTCCTCGGACAGCCGCGCCAGCGCCTCCTCGCGCGCCTCATGCAGCAGCTTGGTGATGCCCTTGAGCTCGCCGCCCGCCAGGGACTTGAGCCCGGCGCCGATGTTCGAGCCGACGTGCCGCGAGCGGACCGTCAGCCCGAAGCACTCGCCGATGGTGCGCGTGATGCGCGCGCCGGGGACGTCGTTGGTCGTCACGATGATCATGCCGCGCACGGTACCCGCCGCACCGGCGCGTTTGCGGCTAATCTGGCGGCATGCCGCACCCGATCATGTTCGACGACGACGATCCCGTGCTGGCCCGCGTGCGCGCCGCCGCGCTGGCGCTGCCCGGCGCGGCCGAAAAGATCTCGCACGGCCGCCCGAACTTCTTCACCGTCAAGGTGTTCGCCACCTACAGCGGTTCCCTGCGCCACGGCGACGGCCGCCGGTTCCCCCAGTCGATCCTGGTCAAGCCGGACCAGGGCGAGTATCCGGCGCTGCTGCAGCACCCGCGCTACTACGAGCCCAAGTACATGGCCCCGTACGGCTGGGTCGGCATCGACCTCGCCCCCGGCGGCGCGCCGCCCGTCGACTGGGACGAAGTGGCCGAGCTGCTGGACATGTCGTACCGGATGACCGCGCCCGCCAAGCGCATCCGGGAGCTCGACGGACGCGGGTGACCGGGCGCAGGCGACGCTGCCGCTGTCTACCCGTTCAGAAGTTCCTCGAACGGCACCGGGTCGGCGAAGCCGTCGCGCACCGGCTGCTGCACGGGGCCGCCGGCCACCATCGCGGCGAGTTCTGCGGC is a window from the Tomitella gaofuii genome containing:
- a CDS encoding MmcQ/YjbR family DNA-binding protein; amino-acid sequence: MPHPIMFDDDDPVLARVRAAALALPGAAEKISHGRPNFFTVKVFATYSGSLRHGDGRRFPQSILVKPDQGEYPALLQHPRYYEPKYMAPYGWVGIDLAPGGAPPVDWDEVAELLDMSYRMTAPAKRIRELDGRG
- a CDS encoding phosphotriesterase family protein; amino-acid sequence: MSPVETVRGPVESGQLGHVLMHEHVFVLNTEMQQNYPDFPNSWDEEARIADAVAQLRECKARGIDTIVDPTVIGLGRYLPRIQRINEQVDINIVPATGVYTYNEVPFQFHYTGPGLLFDQPEPMVELFVQDIREGIAGTSVKAAFLKCAIEEQGLTPGVERVMRAVGQAHAETGVPITVHTHPHSGSGLVAQRVLKEEGADLAKVVVGHSGDSTDLDYLCRIADAGSYLGMDRFGLDVLLPFEERVATVAELCRRGYAEKMVLAHDAACFIDWFEENAKRAAVPKWNFTHISDDVLPALRDRGVTDAQITTMMVDNPRRYFEAA
- a CDS encoding QsdR family transcriptional regulator, whose translation is MTTDGRRRVIDAATRRYLAGDPIDMSALAAELGVGRATLYRHAGNRDALLAAVLAEATERTYRKAIASARGTGAARVLDFVETVMRDVESAPPLRALTTREPMLFIRLALMPGAIEDVSAALTAQVIQVEADAGRLALPLPAATLASAIVRICDVHLYAPLLGGDHAEIDTAVELVGLLLRPSPAG
- a CDS encoding YbjQ family protein, with protein sequence MIIVTTNDVPGARITRTIGECFGLTVRSRHVGSNIGAGLKSLAGGELKGITKLLHEAREEALARLSEEAEKRGANAVVAFRFETNEYESSGVEVCAYGTAVVVEAV